The Mycobacteriales bacterium nucleotide sequence TGATCACGCCGCTGAGCCCGACGATTGCGGCGATCCGCAGCGCCGCATCAGTCGAGTAGTGGGCGGTGAGCGCGCCGAAGAGCACCGTCGCGCCGAGCCAGAGCACGCCGATGCCCCGAGCGAGGCTCCGCGGGCCGCGCAGCACCCGGAGCTGCTGCTCAGGCGTGGGCGGCCGCTCCGACGGCAGCCACTCGGCGAGGCTCGACAGCGAGCGGACGCCCATCACGACGCCGCCGACGATCGCCGCGACGAAGTAGATCGCTGCCAGGACGATGTATGTCGTCAAGCTGGCGTCGGCCTTGAGCTGCTGCGGCTCCGGGACGACGAACACCGCCACCAAACCGGTCGCGATCGCGCCGAGGACGTTCAGGACGAGCAGCGAGGCGATGAGGCTGACGGTCGCCCGGACGAGCACCGCCTTGCCGGTTCCCCACCAGCGCCGCCGAGCCTCGATCCGCTCGGTATGGCTGCCTCCCACGCGCGCCCGGCAGGGATCGAACCTGCGACCAACTGCTTAGAAGGCAGTCGCTCTATCCGCTGAGCTACGGGCGCCGAACGGCCGGAACGATCATTTCCGGCCATGGCAAGGGTAGGTCCGTGCAACCCTTGTCGTCATGACGACCGACCAGCGCATCGGTGGTCCGCTGGTCTGGATCGACTGTGAGATGACCGGCTTGGACCCTCAGCGCAACGTGCTGGTCGAGATCGCCGCGGTCGTGACCGACGCCGAGCTCAACCGCCTCGACGACGGAATCGACATCGTGATCTCGGCGACGCCGTCCCAGCTCGTCGCCATGGACCAGTTCGTCCGCGACATGCACACGGCGTCCGGCCTGCTCGACGAGATCCGTCACACCGCCACGACCGTGGAGCAGGCAGAGGCGCAGGTCATGGACTACCTCCTGCAACACGTTCCCGAGGCGGGAAAGGCGCCGCTGTGCGGCAACACGATCGCCACCGACCGCGCCTTCATCGCGCGGTACATGCCGCGGCTGGACGCGCACCTGCACTACCGGATGATCGACGTGTCGTCGATCAAGGAGCTGGCCAGGCGTTGGTACCCAAGGGCGTACTACAACGCGCCGGCCAAGAACGGCGGTCATCGCGCGCTCGCCGACATCATCGAAAGCATCGATGAGCTGCGGTACTACCGCTCGACGGTGATGGTCCCGGCGCCCGGACCCGACACCGACACCGCGCGGGCGGCGGCGCGCGCACTCGGCCTGGGCGCGCCCGCTCCGGCCGACCCGAGCCGGGCGGTGTCCGACTAGACTCTGCGCTCGCGGTACGACGAGAACGGACCGCTTTGGTGGGCGTAGCTCAGCTGGTAGAGCACCGGGTTGTGGTCCCGGGGGTCGCGGGTTCGAGCCCCGTCGCTCACCCCACCCGAAGAAGGCCCGCGGGATCACCCGCGGGCCTTCTTTCGACTCAAACCAGCCGACGGCGTACCCAGTAGACGG carries:
- the orn gene encoding oligoribonuclease, with protein sequence MGGPLVWIDCEMTGLDPQRNVLVEIAAVVTDAELNRLDDGIDIVISATPSQLVAMDQFVRDMHTASGLLDEIRHTATTVEQAEAQVMDYLLQHVPEAGKAPLCGNTIATDRAFIARYMPRLDAHLHYRMIDVSSIKELARRWYPRAYYNAPAKNGGHRALADIIESIDELRYYRSTVMVPAPGPDTDTARAAARALGLGAPAPADPSRAVSD